The genomic DNA GGCAACGGTCAATCGCTTCGGTCGCGCTCCATCCGCGTCAGACCTGCGATCGCCAGGGCTATTCACTCTTCCAAACAGGAGCGTCTTTGGAAATGGTAACCCGACGCGTAAGCGAGAAATTCACCCGGCGTCTTGTTTACGTGTTGGGTTATCAAGATGGCCCCCCAACAGTCATTTGCCCTGCTGCGATCGTTTCGCTGTTTGGCAACCCACGCAGGGATTGGTAGAATCTATCGCAATTCAATGCCGGTCTCGTCGGTTGCGAACGGCGACGCAAAAACCTTCCGTTGGGCGGAACCGCTCGAAAGGCTATCCGATATGTCACTTCAAGAACTCGAAAACACGATCGCAAAGTTGCCTCCAGATGAACTCGCGAAATTTCGCGAATGGTTTCTAGACTTTGATTCCGCACAGTTTGACAAACGCATCGAAACTGACGCACGCGACGGGCGTTTGGATTCGCTTGCTGACGCGGCCCTTCGTGACCACACGACTGGCAAATCAACGCCGCTGTGACTCATTCTGCAAGCCCATCATTTTGGGAGTGCTACAAGCGGCTTCCAGCCCCCATCCGAACGCTGGCCGACAAGAACTTTGCTCTCTTCAAGGCTGACCCGAATCATCCGTCCATTCATTTCAAGAAGGTCGGCCGTTACCGCTCTGCTCGTGTTGGGCGAGACTTCCGTGCGCTCGCCGTCGAGGCCGACGACGGTCTTCTTTGGTTTTGGATCGGCAATCACGCCGAGTACGATCGCTTGATTAGCGCGTAGGTGCCGTCCAACATGTTTTTCGACGCTAGGCTAGGGCTATTCAGTGTTTCAATTTGAAGTATCAGCCGCCACAAACACTTATTAGCCCTGGCGTGTCCACCTTCGCTCTTTGGCAACGGACGATGACGCTGGTACAATTCCACTTACACAGCGTCAACCGCTTCGTTCACGGCGGTGCCGCGAACACCTCCCGTTAGGCGACCTAGCCATGTCCCAATACCAAGACATTCTCGCAAACGCGACGCAATTGCCGATTAACGACCGCCTTCGACTGATCGACGACTTAGCCTCGTCGGTTCCCGACGACCATCCACCGCGGCTTTCACCCGAGTGGCTCGCAGAGATCGACCGTCGTAGCAATGAGATTGACTCTGGCACTGCCGAAACCGAGAACTGGTCAACGATTCGCGCTCGATTGTTCGGCAAACACGGTGTCGGTGATGCAGGTTGATTTCCACCCTGCTGCGACAATTGAACTTTCCGAGTCCGCCGAATGGTACGCCGAACGAAGTTCGAGAGCTGCACGCAATTTCCTGGTCGCTGTTGACATAGCTATTACGTCAATCATGGACGCCCCCAAACGGTTCATCAACATCGACGATCGGCACCAATCCTGCAGTGTCATCAAGTTTCCGTTTCAAATAGTTTTTCGGGTCGACGACGATCGTATCGTCATCATTGCCGTTGCCCACGCAAAACGCCGCCCTGGATATTGGCGTGACCGATAGCGTTCCGATCCGCCCAACAGAGCTTTTACGCAAGGTCGCGTCTAGCATCGCAGAAGAGTTTTTTGGTGGGCAATGTCGATCGCTTCGGTCACGCTCCCAATGCCACAAACCCGCGACCGCCTTCGCTGTTTTGCGCCGGCCTTTTGTGGCAGCAGATCCTTTCACTGTCCAATGCCATTCTCTTCGTATTGTGCAACCAGACCATCCCGTGAAATCGCCACTCGACAACCCTGTTCTCATCGCCACGATCACTCTGTTACCATCCGCTGAGTCCGGCAATGCAAATCCCGTGTTTTCTGGGTGGCGCCCACTTCTTCGTTACGCTGGTGACGCCCCCGACATCTATCATGGCACTGAAATTAGGTTTGATGCCGTATCGAAAATCGCCCCCGAGGAATCGGCACGTTGCATTGTGCGGTTGCTTCACCCCGAACATCACGGCGATAGTGCTCAGCCTGACCAACGCTTCGTATTGATGGACGGGCTTTCAGTTCGAGCCACCGGGATCGTCACAGACGTCTACGGATTCGAGGATCGTTCCCCAGCGTAATATCGCACAACGTGTAATTTCTGTTAGTCGCTGCTTGATCACTTTTGCTGTTTAGCAACGCGGCCTAGCATTGGTACAATTCCACAAACCGAAAGCCACTCGCCGTCGTCCGATTCGTCCGTTACGACGCCGCACACCTCTTCCTTGAATCGACACCGGTGAGACCTGAATTCTCTGACCTCGCGATCCAATGCTGGCGACACGACGGGCGGCGGCTCGGCCACTCGAAGCTTTGCATCTGCATGCAGGCCGAACGCTCCGCGATCGCCTCTCTCATCAACGCCGTCGACGAACTCGCAACGGTCGGCCCCGAAAACCAACGGAAGCTCACGACATTGGGCTCCGCTCGACCACAACCTTGCACTTCGATCCGACTGTTTTACCGCAACGCAACGCCCGAATCCTCCGAACTCTACGTTGGCTGCGACGGTGACTGCCTGACGGTCGAATTCACCGAACACGGCCTGAAACCGCTCGCCGATGCGTTGCAGACTTGGGCGGAGGGTGGAGAGGACTTCTGCATCTATCCCCGTGGCGAACGAATCAAGCCCGCCGCTCGCGATTCCGAATCGGGTGAAATTTGGTTCTGGACACCACAAACCGATCCTACTTAGCGTCATCGTCGTGGCTGGGCTTGCTCTGACTGCCGTGATCCGTTTTCTATAGCCTACCGGCCACATAACCTACTTTGGGCCAAACCAAATGCATCCATTGCTTCAGCAGATCCACGACGAAATCTACTCATGGACTTACGAATCGCCTGCGGGGTTAATGCAATCCGCGGCGAGTCTGCTGCGACCTGTCCTCGATTCCGCAGGCCCTCGCAACGATCTTGCTGATTTCTCAACGCTCTATCGTCTGCTGGATGGATTTGCCGACCAAACCCTCGATCACATCTTCCATACGCTGCACCAATGGAACGCTGCCGCCGGTTCCGACGAACTAAACGATCCGGAATCCGATGACGACATGTTGAGCTTTCAAGTTGGCGTTGTCTGGGTGATGTCCCGCAGTCTAATGCTCTTCTTCAACCCCGAAGAAAAGTTGGAGACGTTCGCTGAGTGGCAGGAGTTCACTTTTGGAAACATCCAAAAAATGCTCGGCATGTACCTCCGTTCGTGAGACAACCAACGCAGAACGTCCACAAGTTCGCGTCGCGCCGAAATACTGCCGCACAACAACGCAAACACAAAGATCTTGGTCTCCCTACAGGAACGCTGGCGTTCCAAGTGCAGAGGGCTGTCGTGCTTGTACAATGATTGCGTCCTCTCGGCTTGGTATTTCATTCGCGACCGACTTGAGTTTAATGATGAAGTTGCAATCGACACTCGTTCTCGCTGCGGTATTGCTCACATGCTTTCTCGGCAAATCAACAAACGCAGATTGCGGGGCGATAAGTTCGGAAGAGACGCCCCCGATCGCCACTCAAAAATCGGTCGTCGATCAAGACCAGCAACCCCAAGCAACCGAACAGAGTGCCGCCGGCAACGAGGGCCTCTCAGAGTCCGGCAAAGCTCCCGAGTGTGCCGTCTTTGACAAGCTGAAAGCTTTTCCCAACGCGGAGGGCTTTGGTGCGGAGACCGC from Rosistilla oblonga includes the following:
- a CDS encoding type II toxin-antitoxin system RelE/ParE family toxin, with the translated sequence MQVDFHPAATIELSESAEWYAERSSRAARNFLVAVDIAITSIMDAPKRFINIDDRHQSCSVIKFPFQIVFRVDDDRIVIIAVAHAKRRPGYWRDR
- a CDS encoding addiction module protein, with the translated sequence MSQYQDILANATQLPINDRLRLIDDLASSVPDDHPPRLSPEWLAEIDRRSNEIDSGTAETENWSTIRARLFGKHGVGDAG